The Nitrospira sp. sequence CGTTGAGCTTTCGCGCCTGTTCCAACATCGGATAGGCGATGCGCTCATCGTCCATCCGCCAGCCTCGATCGAACCCCTTCGGGCAGGAACCGGTGTAGCATTTCCACGCATCGACCTTGAGAGATTCAGCCTGCATCGCCATGAATTCTAAATCAGCCGCACCCAGCTGTGGTGTCGCCAGACCGTGGGCCAGCATCCGTTGCGAACCGGCCAACCGATTGATCTCATCGCGAATGTGGACCATCTCCTTCGGCGGGACAACAGCCTCTTGTGGATAGGGACCCGGTGGTGTGCTGATTAGTCCCACGGTAGTTTCACTATCGAAAAACACTTCTTTTACAAAATTCTTCCATGACAGATCATCAAGGGTGCCTCGATCTCCGGCAAGTTTCGGGTTGAGCCCCGCCTCACGAATGTGCTTTCTCAACGACAGCAAGGCCTGTTTGGAAACGGCACCCTGGCGCTTGGCTTCGGCATCTGACGGGTCATAGTGGGAACCGACGTAGTGGGTTTGCACGTCGAAGATAAAATACGGGTCCCCCTGCTGCTCGGCAAACGCTGCTGTTTCGAACAGTTCAATTTCCGCGATATTGAAAAAGCGGCCGAATATGGTATTCATGGCCAGCAGCGCCACAGCCACGCCGCCAGTGGTCTGCAAGAAGTCTCGACGTGTCAATCCACTCTGAGCTGCCGCCTTTTCCACCAACTCTCTCGTTGCTCGCTCGACGCGAGCCTGCTCGGTCGTTTGGCGAATCGGGACAAATTCCTCGTTGGATACGATCTGCGTCGGAACAGGAGTCGGAAAAGTTCCACCCCTCTTCACGGAAAGATCGCCAAAGAATAGTCTTGATGAGTGTCCCATGGCGCACCTCTTCATCGATATAAGGCTTGTTGATTGTGTGAAATACTCCAAGCGCTGTCAAGTCAGCGATGCGAGGACAAACAGGGAGTGGTGGGGAAACGCTTATCTGGACTTTGTTGAAGCGGCTGAAGTTTTCGCAGAGACGGCAGACATTTGAACGGCAGGAATCTCTACCACCACATCCGACTGAAGATCGGCATCTTGATCTTTCCCGTCGTGTCCAACACTGTAGAGGACGCCCTTTTTCATGTTCACCAACATCGGCAGTCCCGTGTAGGGGTCATACAGGCTCTGTCCTGCTTTCGCGATCCGCGTGAGGAGATTTCCATCTGGTGGACCACGCCTGAGCCAGGCTTGTAGGCTGGCAAGCCGGAGGTGAGCCTCCGTATCGACCACGAATCCGTTGTACTGGTCCCATGGAGCAAGCGGTTCAAGACCGACGATATTCTCGATCGGATTAGTGAAATAGTCCATAAGGCCGGATGCCGGAAAGTGCATATAGGTTTTCCACTTCGGCAATGAACCATATCGTCCTTCGCCGGCGGCTTTGTACGACGCGTCGTAATATTCTGCATAGGCGTTGAGCCGACGTTGCACCGGCAAGGGGAGAGCCGATGCCACCATGATGTACACTGGCTGCTCTTTGGCCTTCGCTGCCTTCAGCTGGGTGTCGTAGGTCTTCGAGCCAGAGACCAACTCGCTTTGCATGGACCAGCGCAGCGAGAGTTCCGTTTGATCAAGCGGCCGAAGAAACTTCGTGATGCGCCCCAGGTATTTTCCATCAAAGTCAGCGCGTACGAGTAAACCTGAGGCGATTGCAATGTCGTCATTGATCGCCTGCAGAGCCACCATTTTCATGGGAAGGGTCCTGGCCTGACCAAGGACGATCCGCCACGCTTCCATGTCCGTTTCAAGTCGGTCGGCGCCGAAATCGGCACCTTGTAGGAATCCATCCGCCACATAAAGTTGGTGGGCGAAGACCATCGCGGTACAGGGTGGATCGGCAGGTTGACCATAGCCCCAGTCTTCAAAGGGAAGTTTTTGCCATTGGCCATACCGATTGAGCGACGCCTGGTGCTGGTTGCCCCATC is a genomic window containing:
- a CDS encoding amidohydrolase family protein, which gives rise to MGHSSRLFFGDLSVKRGGTFPTPVPTQIVSNEEFVPIRQTTEQARVERATRELVEKAAAQSGLTRRDFLQTTGGVAVALLAMNTIFGRFFNIAEIELFETAAFAEQQGDPYFIFDVQTHYVGSHYDPSDAEAKRQGAVSKQALLSLRKHIREAGLNPKLAGDRGTLDDLSWKNFVKEVFFDSETTVGLISTPPGPYPQEAVVPPKEMVHIRDEINRLAGSQRMLAHGLATPQLGAADLEFMAMQAESLKVDAWKCYTGSCPKGFDRGWRMDDERIAYPMLEQARKLNVKRICVHKGLPLGPVPDYNHPRDLIKAAKDFPDLNFLVYHSGFRGVASIDQIFAKTGEIPWTTEFCRMKEVEPGISNIYMELGSTFAQLVTTHPLICAHLLGQIIRSFGADHVLWGTDSIWYGTPQWQIEAFRRFQIPEELIENHQYQPLTRRAKEQVLGLNSARVFGVDVEAKRRQVPTDALGRLRMSYLEEGPEPSRRVYGWVAG